From Brevibacillus marinus, a single genomic window includes:
- the addB gene encoding helicase-exonuclease AddAB subunit AddB, producing MAVRFILGRAGTGKTSWMQNEIVGRLSAEPAGRPLIYLVPEQATFQAEYDLATRAPSGVLVQAQVLSFGRLAYRITQELGGRAKLPVDELGKQMVLRMLLEKQRDKLQVFQRASLQPGFTAQLARLISECKRYGVDLDQLLEQDWSGGTLAQKLHDLHLLMTAYDAYLDGRYYDTDDMLTMVTQKIASSAYVAQAELWIDGFSGFTRQEYLLLQQLMRHARRVTIALTLDPDERERPADELALFYPTQVTYQRLLQLAHEAGVAVEQPLILRRTERFRRSPWLAQLEASYFSWETPAACPPAARPDEVALVTAANRRAEVQAAALKMLALAREEGYRWRDMAVLVRDIGTYADEIRSVFREYEIPFFLDQKRSVMDHPLVELVRAALDVVTSRWKYEAVFRCLKTDLVRPAEELGLEAMRAELDLLENYVLAYGIQGAQWADEAEWRYHPAGDQRYPGIDQIRRRYARPLLALERALKAAAKQNVRAITTALYQFLAGLRVPQTLEAWQREAELQGDLETAREHPQVWNDLMELFDQVVEVLGEETIDLVRYSRILDSGLESIRLGLVPPALDQVLVGSLERSRQPDVKAVFLLGVNDGVIPLRPAEEGILDEAERERLQAAGVELAPGATQRLLAEQFLLYQAFTRPSERLWLSCALADEEGKGLLPSAVLQRVKETLPGIRIRFFADEPTGEPDSDLALLGTPQQVFGHLLPLLRQAKGGTPLPPLWWAVYDWFVQRAESLQRQRWLVSGLNYTNRAEPLEAEISRQLYGRDLLLSVSRLERFQACPFSHFASHGLKLAERELFRLERFDVGELFHAALKRAVERMRQERIDWAGLTERHGMELAGQVVDEIVPLMRGSILNRTARYRFLAGKLKRAVGRAIVVLGEHARRSRFVPVGLEVSFGPNADLPGLALELEDGIRLQLVGRIDRVDQSIDEGRRLLRVIDYKSGGKTLTLADVWNGLNLQLLVYLDVVVSNAEQWLGERAEIGGVFYYQVADPFITAKTVLTADELAQERSKRLRMKGWMLADPQVARMMDAQTEVGSSDILPFGLKRDGGFTARSSIATAEQFALLTSYVRETIKQVSRRMTGGENGIAPYLQGTQLACERCSYKPVCQFDPLLAGNHPRPIVEAKDEEVWQWMRQVVAGPADPGAGREGSGGTQGGERHV from the coding sequence TTGGCAGTTCGGTTTATTTTGGGCAGAGCGGGAACCGGCAAAACAAGCTGGATGCAAAACGAGATCGTCGGGCGGCTGTCAGCCGAACCGGCAGGCCGTCCGCTGATTTACCTGGTGCCCGAACAGGCCACCTTTCAGGCCGAGTATGATTTGGCGACCCGCGCGCCGTCAGGTGTGCTCGTCCAGGCACAGGTGTTGAGTTTTGGCCGGCTCGCTTACCGGATCACCCAGGAATTGGGCGGCAGAGCGAAGCTGCCGGTAGACGAATTGGGGAAGCAGATGGTGCTGCGCATGCTGCTGGAAAAACAGCGGGACAAACTGCAGGTGTTTCAGCGAGCGTCCCTGCAGCCGGGCTTTACCGCTCAACTGGCGCGGCTGATCAGCGAGTGCAAGCGCTACGGCGTCGACCTCGATCAGCTGCTCGAGCAGGATTGGAGCGGGGGGACGCTTGCGCAAAAACTGCACGACCTGCACCTGCTGATGACGGCCTACGACGCCTATCTCGACGGGCGCTATTACGATACGGATGACATGCTGACGATGGTCACGCAGAAAATCGCCTCCTCCGCTTATGTGGCGCAAGCGGAGCTGTGGATTGACGGGTTCAGCGGCTTTACGCGGCAGGAATATCTGCTGCTCCAGCAGTTGATGCGCCATGCGCGGCGGGTGACGATCGCGCTCACCCTGGACCCGGATGAACGGGAGCGGCCAGCGGATGAGCTGGCCCTTTTTTACCCGACGCAGGTGACATACCAGCGCCTGCTGCAGTTGGCGCACGAGGCGGGGGTGGCGGTGGAACAGCCGCTCATCCTGCGCCGGACCGAGCGTTTTCGCAGAAGTCCCTGGTTGGCGCAGCTGGAAGCGAGCTACTTTTCCTGGGAGACGCCGGCTGCTTGTCCGCCGGCCGCCCGGCCCGATGAAGTAGCGCTGGTGACAGCCGCCAATCGGCGGGCGGAAGTGCAGGCGGCCGCGCTGAAGATGCTGGCCTTGGCCCGCGAGGAAGGGTATCGCTGGCGGGACATGGCGGTATTGGTGCGGGACATCGGTACATACGCCGACGAAATCCGCAGTGTGTTCCGCGAGTACGAGATTCCTTTTTTCCTGGATCAGAAGCGCTCCGTCATGGATCACCCGCTGGTGGAACTGGTTCGCGCGGCGCTGGACGTCGTCACCTCGCGCTGGAAGTACGAGGCGGTCTTTCGCTGCCTGAAGACCGATCTGGTGCGGCCCGCTGAGGAGCTCGGGCTGGAAGCGATGCGGGCGGAGTTGGACCTGCTGGAAAACTACGTGCTGGCCTACGGCATCCAGGGGGCGCAGTGGGCAGACGAGGCCGAGTGGCGCTACCACCCCGCCGGCGATCAGCGGTATCCGGGGATTGACCAGATCCGGCGCCGCTACGCGCGGCCGCTGCTCGCACTGGAGCGGGCGCTGAAAGCGGCGGCGAAGCAGAATGTGCGGGCGATCACGACCGCCTTGTATCAGTTTCTCGCCGGGCTGCGGGTTCCGCAGACATTGGAAGCGTGGCAGCGCGAAGCGGAGCTGCAGGGAGATTTGGAGACAGCCCGCGAACATCCGCAGGTGTGGAACGATTTGATGGAACTGTTTGACCAGGTTGTCGAGGTGCTGGGCGAGGAAACGATCGATCTCGTTCGGTACAGCCGCATCCTCGACAGCGGTCTGGAAAGCATCCGGCTGGGCCTGGTGCCGCCGGCGCTTGATCAGGTGCTGGTCGGCTCGCTGGAGCGGTCGCGCCAGCCTGACGTAAAAGCGGTGTTTCTGCTCGGCGTAAACGACGGCGTGATCCCTCTGCGGCCCGCGGAAGAGGGGATTCTCGACGAAGCGGAACGGGAGCGGCTGCAGGCGGCGGGCGTGGAATTGGCGCCGGGGGCCACACAGCGGCTGCTGGCCGAACAGTTTTTGTTGTATCAAGCGTTTACCCGCCCCTCTGAACGGCTCTGGCTGAGCTGCGCGCTGGCCGATGAGGAAGGAAAGGGGCTATTGCCTTCCGCTGTCTTGCAGCGGGTAAAAGAGACGCTGCCGGGCATCCGCATCCGCTTTTTCGCGGATGAACCGACCGGCGAGCCGGACAGCGATTTGGCGCTGCTCGGCACGCCGCAGCAGGTGTTTGGCCATCTCCTGCCGCTCTTGCGGCAGGCCAAAGGCGGGACCCCGCTGCCGCCGCTGTGGTGGGCGGTGTACGACTGGTTTGTCCAACGGGCGGAATCGCTGCAGCGTCAGCGCTGGCTGGTCAGCGGGCTGAACTACACCAACCGGGCGGAGCCGCTGGAAGCGGAGATCAGCCGCCAACTGTACGGCCGTGATTTGCTCTTAAGCGTCTCCCGGCTGGAACGTTTCCAGGCCTGCCCGTTTTCCCACTTTGCTTCGCACGGTCTTAAACTGGCCGAGCGGGAGCTGTTTCGCCTGGAGCGGTTTGACGTGGGGGAATTGTTTCATGCCGCCTTGAAACGGGCTGTCGAACGGATGCGGCAGGAGCGGATCGACTGGGCCGGTTTGACGGAGCGGCACGGGATGGAATTGGCCGGTCAGGTCGTCGATGAAATCGTGCCGCTGATGCGCGGCAGCATTCTCAACCGGACGGCGCGCTACCGTTTTTTGGCCGGCAAATTGAAGCGGGCTGTCGGCCGGGCGATCGTCGTGCTGGGCGAGCATGCCCGCCGCAGCCGATTTGTGCCGGTTGGGCTGGAAGTCTCGTTTGGCCCTAACGCCGATCTGCCCGGCCTTGCGCTTGAGCTGGAAGACGGGATCCGGCTGCAGCTGGTCGGGCGAATCGACCGCGTCGATCAGTCGATCGACGAGGGGCGGCGGCTGCTGCGCGTGATCGACTACAAATCGGGCGGAAAAACGCTGACCCTCGCCGATGTCTGGAACGGCTTGAACCTGCAGCTGCTCGTCTACCTGGATGTGGTCGTCAGCAACGCCGAGCAGTGGCTGGGAGAGCGGGCGGAGATCGGCGGTGTCTTTTACTATCAGGTGGCTGACCCCTTTATTACCGCCAAAACGGTGCTTACCGCCGATGAGCTGGCGCAGGAGCGGAGCAAGCGACTGCGCATGAAAGGGTGGATGCTGGCCGATCCGCAAGTGGCACGGATGATGGACGCGCAAACGGAAGTGGGCAGCTCCGACATTCTGCCGTTCGGCCTGAAGCGGGACGGCGGCTTTACAGCCCGCTCTTCCATTGCCACAGCGGAACAGTTTGCGCTGCTGACCTCGTATGTCCGGGAGACGATCAAGCAGGTCAGCAGAAGGATGACGGGCGGCGAAAACGGGATCGCCCCTTATCTGCAGGGGACGCAGCTGGCCTGCGAGCGCTGCTCGTACAAGCCGGTCTGCCAGTTTGACCCGCTGTTGGCGGGGAACCATCCGCGGCCGATTGTCGAGGCCAAAGACGAAGAAGTGTGGCAATGGATGCGGCAGGTCGTCGCCGGCCCCGCCGACCCTGGCGCGGGGCGAGAGGGGTCCGGCGGCACGCAAGGAGGTGAGCGGCATGTCTAG
- a CDS encoding AAA family ATPase — protein MRPIYLKLAGLHSYREEQEIDFAKLCEAGLFGIFGPTGSGKSTILDAITLALYGQVVRMGGGNHPLQVLNQLEERLFVSFTFELGSGDERRRYTIEREFGRDKKGGKRPPEVRLIERSRTPGAPDRVLESKPTAATAAIERLIGLTMHDFTRAVVLPQGQFSRFLTLKGSERNEMLQRIFHLEEYGEKLNERVRAVYERNKEELHQLQLELAALGAAGPEALQAAASEWEAASQQEAGLSSQWQLLHEQKQTLAQLRAWQQERQALLGKLGELEARQAEIEQLARQIARIERSVVLWPRLERLKRLAEEQAERKQQQERHKAEVEAAQALLQTREQQLREAEERLRREEPLLHEQKSRLALAAEWERELAALAAERQRGTAERAKLQAELEQLGARLRDAEQQLAAWEEEWQQAARQEQELAAITEQRTWLVAVREAKQSWQAERQKLEEGLRELAELKGQQQAAESAVQRQQEAWKQAAALREQTQAALAAAEEAAKQAPSEQELERLRDQLAHVKRIGKEWREWTHARQAWESRRADWARRMEDAAAQLARAESAWRTADALRIARERERQDAEEARLAWQRANMAEALRRNLREGEPCPVCGSLHHPHRPQPLLAQPGADLMREPADGGRDREAAAAERLEKAIHALRGAEEAARQAYERWQQQKAAHAALREQETSFAEEQAVLQSRREALLAELAQLDPQWVVEEVDALSARYLQVEQRLARWTAERGELRQRMEQLQQQLSLLREREWEQKSEYDKQLALLERLRDTAAQLAQRLGTWQAAAEQARQKLDELRGALPVEEVERAYSRLQEADERLQQLRRQRLAIESGRKQVEERLLHDRERFSRLSVQEAALAQRLEEERQLWEQKRAQWQEVTGGEQAAACLTRLEEQLAKLRSEAAEAEQQYKQAAASLQQHQAALWKAEEALAQLERQHREEAAAIMQEIAAQGLSSPAEVERLYHERSRLEAYRQQVDEHRTLAAQLRYDEQRLRERLAGRTVSDEEWAQLAAAVEELEQALAACRERAAVARQTLVTIEANHQRWLQVEGRIRELEAEQSRLEDLKKLFEGKAFVQFIAEEKLVSIARDASFHLARMTKNRYALEIGADGEFILRDEAAGGLRRPVSTLSGGETFLASLALALALSLEIQMRGGKLEFFFLDEGFGTLDPQLLEVVLDALERLRMDDFTIGLISHVPEMRTRMPRRLVITPAEPMGRGSTITLEVE, from the coding sequence ATGAGGCCGATTTATTTGAAACTGGCTGGCCTGCACAGCTACCGGGAAGAACAGGAGATCGATTTTGCCAAGCTGTGCGAAGCCGGCTTGTTTGGCATCTTCGGCCCGACAGGCAGCGGCAAATCGACGATTCTCGACGCGATTACCCTCGCCCTGTACGGTCAGGTGGTGCGGATGGGCGGCGGCAATCACCCGCTGCAGGTGTTAAATCAGTTGGAAGAGCGGCTGTTCGTCTCGTTTACCTTTGAACTGGGCAGCGGCGACGAGCGGCGCCGGTACACGATTGAGCGGGAGTTTGGCCGGGACAAGAAGGGCGGCAAGCGGCCGCCGGAGGTGCGGCTGATCGAGCGCAGCCGGACGCCCGGCGCGCCGGATCGGGTGCTGGAGTCGAAACCGACGGCCGCGACGGCGGCGATAGAGCGCCTGATCGGACTGACGATGCATGACTTTACCCGCGCGGTCGTGCTGCCGCAGGGGCAGTTTTCCCGCTTTTTGACGCTGAAGGGCAGTGAGCGCAATGAAATGCTGCAGCGCATTTTTCACCTGGAGGAGTACGGGGAAAAGCTGAATGAGCGGGTCCGGGCCGTCTACGAGCGGAACAAGGAAGAGCTGCACCAGCTGCAGCTGGAGTTGGCCGCGTTGGGGGCGGCCGGACCGGAAGCGCTGCAGGCCGCCGCCAGCGAATGGGAAGCAGCCAGCCAGCAGGAAGCGGGGCTCAGCAGCCAGTGGCAGCTGTTGCACGAGCAGAAACAGACGCTGGCGCAGCTGCGCGCGTGGCAACAGGAGCGGCAGGCGCTGCTCGGCAAGCTGGGCGAACTGGAAGCAAGGCAGGCGGAAATCGAGCAGTTGGCTCGGCAGATTGCCCGCATCGAACGAAGCGTCGTCTTGTGGCCGCGGCTGGAACGACTGAAGCGGCTGGCGGAGGAGCAGGCCGAACGAAAACAGCAGCAGGAACGGCACAAAGCGGAAGTGGAGGCGGCGCAAGCGCTGCTGCAGACGAGGGAACAACAGCTGCGCGAAGCAGAGGAACGGCTGCGCCGGGAAGAGCCGCTGCTGCATGAGCAGAAAAGCAGGTTGGCCCTGGCGGCGGAGTGGGAGCGGGAGCTGGCCGCCTTGGCCGCCGAGCGGCAGCGCGGCACGGCGGAAAGGGCCAAGCTGCAGGCCGAACTGGAGCAGCTCGGTGCGCGCCTGCGCGACGCGGAGCAGCAGCTGGCGGCCTGGGAGGAAGAGTGGCAGCAGGCTGCGCGGCAGGAGCAGGAGCTGGCCGCGATAACCGAGCAGCGAACCTGGCTGGTGGCGGTGCGCGAAGCGAAACAGAGCTGGCAGGCAGAGCGGCAGAAGCTGGAGGAAGGCTTGCGGGAGCTGGCGGAGCTGAAGGGACAACAGCAGGCCGCAGAAAGCGCCGTGCAGCGCCAGCAGGAAGCCTGGAAGCAGGCGGCAGCGCTGCGCGAACAGACGCAAGCGGCCTTGGCGGCGGCGGAAGAGGCGGCGAAACAAGCGCCGTCCGAGCAGGAGCTGGAGCGGCTGCGCGACCAGCTGGCGCACGTCAAGCGGATCGGCAAAGAGTGGCGGGAGTGGACGCATGCGCGGCAGGCATGGGAAAGCAGGCGGGCAGACTGGGCGCGGCGGATGGAGGATGCAGCCGCCCAGCTGGCTCGCGCGGAGAGCGCCTGGCGGACTGCCGACGCGCTGCGCATCGCGCGCGAGCGGGAGCGGCAAGATGCGGAAGAGGCGCGCCTGGCGTGGCAGCGGGCCAACATGGCGGAAGCGCTTCGCCGCAACCTGCGCGAGGGAGAACCCTGCCCAGTATGCGGCTCGCTTCACCACCCGCACCGCCCGCAGCCTCTGCTGGCGCAGCCCGGGGCGGACCTCATGCGCGAGCCGGCGGACGGCGGTCGGGATCGCGAAGCGGCGGCGGCCGAACGGCTGGAAAAAGCGATCCATGCCCTGCGCGGAGCGGAAGAAGCGGCGCGGCAGGCGTATGAACGATGGCAGCAGCAGAAAGCGGCGCACGCGGCCCTGCGCGAGCAAGAGACCTCTTTCGCCGAAGAACAGGCCGTGCTGCAAAGCCGACGCGAGGCACTGTTGGCGGAACTGGCGCAGCTCGATCCACAGTGGGTGGTCGAGGAGGTGGACGCGCTGTCCGCCCGCTACCTGCAGGTGGAGCAGCGGCTGGCCCGCTGGACGGCGGAGCGCGGCGAGCTGCGGCAGCGGATGGAACAGCTGCAGCAGCAGCTTTCCCTGCTGCGCGAGCGTGAATGGGAGCAAAAAAGCGAATACGACAAGCAGCTGGCGCTGCTGGAGCGGCTGCGCGACACAGCGGCACAGCTGGCGCAACGGCTGGGAACATGGCAGGCAGCGGCGGAGCAGGCGCGGCAGAAGCTGGACGAACTGCGCGGAGCGCTGCCCGTGGAGGAAGTGGAACGCGCCTATTCCCGTCTGCAGGAAGCGGACGAGCGGCTGCAGCAGCTGCGTCGGCAGCGGCTTGCGATCGAAAGCGGCCGCAAGCAGGTCGAGGAACGCCTGCTGCATGATCGCGAACGTTTTTCCCGGCTGTCCGTGCAGGAAGCCGCGTTGGCGCAGCGGCTGGAGGAGGAAAGGCAGCTGTGGGAACAAAAGCGCGCCCAGTGGCAGGAGGTGACGGGCGGCGAACAGGCGGCCGCCTGTCTGACGCGGCTCGAGGAGCAGCTGGCCAAGCTGCGCAGCGAGGCAGCCGAGGCCGAACAGCAGTACAAGCAGGCGGCGGCCAGCCTGCAGCAGCACCAGGCGGCGCTGTGGAAAGCCGAAGAAGCGCTCGCCCAACTGGAGCGGCAACATCGCGAGGAGGCCGCGGCGATCATGCAGGAAATCGCCGCTCAGGGCTTGTCTTCCCCTGCGGAAGTGGAGCGGCTCTACCACGAGCGGTCCAGACTGGAGGCATACCGCCAACAGGTGGATGAGCATCGCACCTTGGCGGCTCAGCTTCGCTACGATGAACAGCGCCTGCGCGAACGCCTCGCCGGCAGGACGGTCAGCGATGAAGAGTGGGCGCAGCTTGCGGCAGCGGTGGAGGAGCTGGAGCAGGCGCTTGCCGCCTGCCGCGAGCGGGCGGCGGTCGCACGCCAGACGCTGGTCACAATCGAAGCCAACCACCAGCGCTGGCTGCAGGTGGAGGGGCGAATCAGGGAACTGGAAGCGGAGCAAAGCCGGCTGGAAGATTTGAAAAAACTGTTCGAAGGAAAGGCCTTTGTCCAGTTCATCGCGGAAGAAAAACTGGTTTCGATCGCCCGCGACGCCTCGTTCCATCTGGCCCGCATGACGAAAAACCGCTATGCCCTGGAGATTGGCGCCGATGGGGAGTTTATCCTGCGCGACGAAGCGGCCGGCGGGTTGCGGCGTCCGGTCAGCACGCTGTCCGGCGGCGAGACGTTCCTCGCGTCGCTCGCCTTGGCCCTGGCGCTTTCCCTGGAAATCCAGATGCGCGGCGGCAAACTGGAGTTTTTCTTCCTCGACGAAGGCTTTGGCACCCTCGACCCGCAGCTGTTGGAAGTGGTCCTGGACGCGTTGGAGCGGTTGCGGATGGACGACTTTACGATCGGTCTGATCAGCCATGTGCCGGAGATGCGGACGCGGATGCCGCGCCGGCTGGTGATTACGCCGGCAGAACCGATGGGGAGAGGCAGCACGATCACCCTGGAAGTGGAGTAA
- a CDS encoding exonuclease SbcCD subunit D, translating to MRILHTADWHLGRTLEGRERRQEQTAFVDELCALADERAVDLVLLAGDVYDSVNPPAWAEELFYEALERLSNGGRRGVIVIAGNHDQPERIRAAAPLAHKQGIVLLGLPKEAPLIRDDGQRRADRARVVAGGPSWLEMAIPGVDHHAVVIALPYPSEARLKELLSERFSAELLQQAFAERIAALFAELAKAFRPDTVNLVMSHLFVAGGAESDSERPIQIGGTSVVPPSAFPRAADYVALGHLHRPQKLGDQPLIRYSGSPLAYSFSEAGQSKAVVLIDAVPGQAVREELVYLKSGRPLARWKATEGIAQVERWLAEGRDAGSWIDLELHLADVIDPAEFQRLRKLSDDFVKIQRVLVKPKQEAADAEPRREELAGLKPEQLFRRFYERKRGVPPEPRLVELFSRLMAEPQLAAQEDETG from the coding sequence ATGCGCATTTTACATACGGCGGACTGGCATCTCGGCCGCACGTTGGAAGGGCGGGAGCGGCGGCAGGAACAGACGGCGTTTGTGGACGAGCTGTGTGCGCTCGCCGATGAACGGGCGGTCGATCTGGTCCTGCTCGCGGGTGATGTGTACGACTCGGTCAACCCGCCGGCCTGGGCCGAGGAGCTGTTTTACGAGGCGCTGGAGCGACTGTCAAACGGAGGGCGGCGCGGCGTGATCGTCATCGCCGGCAACCACGACCAGCCGGAGCGCATCCGCGCCGCAGCTCCGCTGGCGCACAAGCAGGGGATCGTCCTGCTCGGGCTGCCCAAAGAAGCGCCGCTCATCCGCGATGACGGCCAGCGGCGGGCGGATCGCGCGCGGGTCGTGGCTGGCGGCCCCTCCTGGCTGGAGATGGCGATTCCCGGCGTCGACCACCACGCCGTGGTGATCGCCCTGCCGTATCCGTCAGAAGCGCGGCTGAAAGAACTGCTCAGCGAACGCTTCAGCGCGGAACTGCTGCAGCAGGCCTTTGCGGAGCGGATCGCGGCGCTGTTTGCCGAGCTGGCCAAAGCGTTTCGCCCCGATACGGTGAATCTGGTGATGAGCCATCTGTTCGTGGCGGGCGGGGCGGAGAGCGACTCGGAGCGGCCGATCCAGATCGGCGGTACCTCGGTCGTGCCGCCGTCCGCTTTTCCCCGCGCGGCCGATTACGTGGCCCTGGGCCACCTGCACCGGCCGCAGAAGCTGGGAGATCAGCCGCTGATCCGCTACAGCGGTTCGCCGCTTGCCTACAGCTTTTCCGAAGCGGGTCAGAGCAAGGCGGTGGTGCTGATTGACGCCGTTCCGGGGCAGGCGGTGCGGGAGGAACTGGTTTACCTGAAAAGCGGCCGTCCGCTGGCGCGCTGGAAGGCAACCGAGGGGATCGCCCAGGTGGAGCGCTGGCTGGCCGAAGGGCGCGACGCGGGCAGCTGGATCGATTTGGAACTGCATCTTGCCGATGTGATCGATCCCGCGGAATTTCAGCGGTTGCGCAAACTGAGCGATGATTTTGTGAAAATCCAGCGGGTGCTGGTGAAGCCAAAGCAGGAGGCTGCGGACGCTGAGCCGCGGCGGGAAGAGCTGGCCGGGCTGAAGCCGGAGCAGCTGTTTCGCCGTTTTTACGAGCGGAAGCGCGGCGTGCCGCCGGAGCCGCGGCTCGTGGAGTTATTTTCCCGGCTGATGGCCGAACCGCAGCTGGCCGCGCAGGAGGATGAGACGGGATGA
- a CDS encoding COX15/CtaA family protein, with the protein MRGKARWLRWLAISATLLMFLTMLAGSLVTKTGSALGCGNDWPLCNGKWVPAYTLESLLEYTHRLITGLAGCVVVCFSLAAWRSYRGDAEVRALAIIGLFFTGLESLLGASAVLWPQSSPVLALHFGFSLLAFSGVLLLALLVLRGKSEERQIQQPVSLRFRYLVWGVTSFAYGVIYLGAYVRHTDSSLGCPDWPLCRGQLIPDLGGQAGIPFLHRLAAAVLLVLLLAVFRHAYRAYREVRRDIYRVSLLSVVLMILQVLSGGLVVWFRLHLYATLLHSAILACLFGALSYLCLRTLKEPKSAPWKREGREFAQRVAPLTKM; encoded by the coding sequence ATGCGCGGGAAAGCGCGATGGCTGCGCTGGTTGGCGATATCGGCGACACTGCTGATGTTCTTGACGATGCTGGCCGGCTCACTGGTGACCAAGACCGGTTCAGCCCTCGGCTGCGGAAACGACTGGCCGTTGTGCAACGGCAAGTGGGTTCCGGCATACACGCTGGAATCGCTGCTCGAATACACGCACCGCTTGATCACGGGGCTGGCCGGATGCGTGGTGGTCTGCTTCAGTCTGGCTGCCTGGCGCAGCTATCGCGGCGACGCGGAGGTGCGGGCGCTGGCGATTATCGGCCTTTTCTTTACGGGCCTGGAGTCGCTGCTCGGGGCATCCGCTGTGCTCTGGCCGCAGTCCTCGCCGGTATTGGCGCTGCACTTCGGCTTTTCCCTGCTTGCGTTTAGCGGCGTGCTGCTGCTGGCTTTGCTCGTCCTGCGGGGGAAAAGCGAGGAGCGGCAGATCCAGCAGCCGGTTTCCCTCCGTTTTCGCTATCTGGTCTGGGGCGTCACCAGCTTTGCTTACGGTGTGATCTACCTCGGCGCGTATGTGCGGCATACCGATTCCAGCCTGGGCTGTCCCGACTGGCCGTTGTGCCGGGGGCAGCTGATTCCCGATCTGGGCGGGCAGGCGGGAATCCCCTTTTTGCATCGACTGGCCGCCGCTGTTTTGCTCGTGCTGCTGCTCGCGGTCTTCCGCCACGCCTATCGCGCGTACAGAGAGGTGCGGCGGGACATCTATCGGGTCAGTCTGCTGTCCGTCGTGCTGATGATCCTGCAGGTGCTGAGCGGAGGACTCGTCGTTTGGTTCCGGCTCCACCTGTACGCGACGCTTTTGCATTCGGCGATTCTCGCCTGCCTGTTTGGGGCGCTCAGCTACCTCTGCCTGCGGACGTTGAAGGAACCAAAATCAGCGCCGTGGAAACGGGAGGGGCGGGAGTTTGCCCAGCGGGTCGCGCCGCTGACAAAGATGTAA
- the cyoE gene encoding heme o synthase yields the protein MEQQATYQSDGLSLDAESGRRAQSATWRDYLQLTKPGINASNLLTTFTGYWLAAFTFDYNLDLQKLLLTLLGTAFVIASGATLNNYYDRDLDAKMERTRHRALPSGRIRPRTALLFGLVLLAAGLIVLAVFANPLAAMLSLLAHIFYVLVYTPLKRVTSLNTVIGSISGAMPPMIGWAAVTNNVEMGAWVLFLILFLWQPPHFLALAMLKAEEYREGGIPMLPVVRGFTETKRQMFNYAAPLVPASILLMLYANLDLAYFVTVLLSSVGYLYILFKGFRAEDDLAWARQAFGYSLIYLTVFCLAVIVSAL from the coding sequence ATGGAACAACAGGCGACTTACCAATCTGACGGTCTTTCCCTGGATGCGGAAAGCGGCAGACGTGCACAGTCGGCCACATGGCGCGACTACCTGCAGCTCACCAAGCCGGGGATTAACGCTTCCAACCTGCTTACGACATTTACCGGTTATTGGTTGGCTGCATTCACCTTTGACTACAATCTGGACTTGCAAAAACTGCTGCTGACCCTGCTGGGCACGGCTTTCGTGATCGCGTCGGGAGCGACGCTCAACAACTACTATGATCGGGATCTGGATGCCAAAATGGAGCGGACCAGACATCGCGCCCTGCCTTCCGGGCGCATTCGTCCGCGTACGGCGTTGCTCTTCGGGCTTGTGCTGCTCGCTGCCGGACTGATCGTCCTCGCCGTGTTTGCCAACCCGCTGGCGGCGATGCTCAGCTTGCTTGCGCACATCTTTTACGTGTTGGTCTATACCCCGCTGAAGCGGGTTACCTCGCTCAACACCGTCATCGGCAGCATCTCCGGGGCCATGCCGCCGATGATTGGCTGGGCAGCCGTCACGAACAATGTGGAGATGGGGGCCTGGGTTCTCTTCCTGATCTTGTTCCTCTGGCAGCCTCCGCACTTTTTGGCGCTGGCCATGTTGAAGGCGGAGGAGTACCGGGAAGGGGGAATCCCGATGCTGCCGGTGGTCAGAGGTTTTACCGAGACGAAGCGGCAGATGTTCAATTATGCCGCGCCGCTGGTGCCGGCTTCGATTCTCCTGATGTTGTACGCCAACCTCGACCTTGCCTACTTTGTGACCGTGCTGCTTTCCAGTGTGGGTTATTTGTATATCTTGTTCAAAGGGTTTCGCGCGGAAGACGATCTCGCCTGGGCGCGCCAGGCGTTTGGCTACTCGCTGATCTATCTGACCGTGTTCTGTTTGGCCGTCATTGTGAGCGCGCTGTAA